Genomic segment of Bifidobacterium lemurum:
TCGCGCGCGCCAACGGATGCGCGGTGGCCACACGCAACATCAAGGATTTCGAAGACGCGGACGTACCCCTGATCAACCCATGGGATCCGCCCGCGTCATCTCGAACGACATCACCTACTGGGCGGGCTGGTAGCAGTCGCCGTTGAGCGCGGCGGCGGCCTTGGCGCGGGCTTCGTCGATGGTCACGTCGGCGAGCGCGGCGCGCACGTCGTCCAGCGCCACCGGGGTCATCGACAGCGAGTTGACGCCCAGTCCGGCCAGCACGACGGCCAGATCGGGGTCGGCCGCGGCCTCGCCGCACACGCCCACCGGCATGCCGTGCGCGTTGCCCGCGTCGCAGATCAGCTTGATCGCGCGCAGCACCGCCGGATGCCAGGCGGTCTGATATCCGGCGACCGAGCCGAGCGTGCGGTCGGCGGCCATCGTGTATTGGGTCAGATCGTTGGTGCCGATGGAGACGAAGTCCGCCACTTCGGCGACTTTGTCGGCCATCAGCGCGATCGACGGCACCTCGGCCATCGCGCCGACCTTCTTGAGTCCGAAGCTTTTGCCCAACTTCACGAAGTAGTCGGATTCCCACTGGTCGGCGACCATCGGGGCCATCACCCACAGGTCGGCGTCGGTTTGCGCGTCGGCCGCGGCCAGGGCGCGCAGCTGCCCTTCGAGCACGTCCTTATGCGCGCGCAGGGTGCGCAGACCACGCAGACCAAGCGCGGGATTCGGCTCGTCCTCGGGGGTCAGGAACGGCAGCGGCTTGTCGGCGCCGGCGTCGAGCAGACGGATGACCACCTTCTTGCCGGGGAATTGCGAAAGCAGTTCGATATAGGCCTTGGTCTGCTCCTCCACGCTCGGCGGCTCGCTGTTGCCGATGAACAGGAACTCCGTGCGGAACAGGCCCACGCCTTCGGCGCCGTATTCCAAAGCGGAGGCGGCGTCGGCGGGCTTGCCCACATTGGCGAGCAGCGGAATACGCGTGCCGTCCTTGGTGCCGCCCGGCTGACCGCGCAGCTCCCTGGCCTTGGCGGCCTGCGCCTTGGCGGCTTCGGCGGCGGCGATCTGCTCGCCGCTGGGATCGACGGTGATCTCGCCGTGCGCGGCGTCCACAATCACGGTGACGCCGTCGGTCAGATCGGCGGCTTCGGCGGCGGAGACGACGGAGACGATGCCGAGGGCGCGGGCGAGGATCGCGGTATGCGAGGTGGGGCCACCTTGCGAGGTGACGATGGCGAGCGTTTTATCCATATCGAGTCCGGCGGTGTCGGCGGGCGAGAGATCCTCAGCCACAAGCACGAACGGCGTGTCGCTCACCGGCACGCCCGGCGCGGCGACGCCCATCAGGTCGGCGATCACACGCTGGCCGACGTCGTGAAGGTCCGCGGCGCGTTCGGCCTGGTATCCGCCGATCATGCGGAACATCTCCTCGATCTGGCCGAAGCCTTCAAGTACCGCGCGTTCTGCGGTTTTGCCGTCTGAGATCAACCCCTCGATGGAGGTGGCCAGCGCGGGGTCGGAGGCGAACATGGCGATCGCCTCGAGAATCGGGGCCGCCTGCTTGGCGCCTTCGTCGCCCTGCGCCGCCTCGGCCGCCCTACGGTTCAGGTCGGCGTTCACACGCCCCAGCGATTCGCGCGCACGCGCGATCTCGCTCTCGGCAGTGACACCCTCCGCACGCGGCGCATCCGCCGGTTCCGCCAGCGGCGGCGCCATACGAATCACCGGTCCAACCGCGACGCCACGTCCAATACCAACACCCTTGATTTTCATAAGAGGGCTCCTTTTTTATCACGGTCGGTGCAATCCGGCCAATTTCAACGGGTATCCACTCCCTTGCCGATACCGCGTCATGCGCGCACGCGCAATTTGTTAATAGTATATACTTAAAAACGTTGAACGTCAGCCAACGCGATCGTCGCGTTGCTCAATCGCGGCAGCGCCAATGCCGGCCGCCGCATTCAGACCCAAGGAGGTCACCCATGGCAACAGCAACCCGTACCACCACCATCAGCGATCCCGTGGGCATCCATGCCCGTCCGGCCGCGGAATTCTCACGCGCCGCCACGGCCTCCGGCTGCACGGTCACCATCGCCAAGCAAGGCGGAGCCCCGGTTCCCGCAGGTTCGATCCTGTCGGTGATGGGTCTGGGCATCAAGCAGGGCGACGACGTCGAACTGACCGTCGAAGGCGACAACGCCGAATCCGTGGCCGACGAGCTCATCGCCACGCTCACCAAAGCCGAGTAGCACCACCGCCCGGCACTGTTTTCAGACCAATTTCGAGTTTGGTGTGCCGGGCCATCCGGTCCCACTCAAGTAAAACGATTGATTGAGAAGTTTGGTGTGAAAAATCGGCCTCGCTAAGCGAATCCGACACACCAAACTCAACTTCCATCCTTTGCGAAGATGCGCACGTGCGGGAAATCCAATGAGATTCGCCACAATCACGGCATCAGCGCGCAAAAAAGGGCTTCGAACACCAGCGTGGGATTGCCGTTGCCGGCGAGACGCCTGCGCGCTGTGGACACCTCATCAAGACGCGACACCACCGCGGAACGGCTTAGCCGCGCCGACAATTCGGTGACCGCCGTGCGGTTCTCCAGATTCACCAACCCGACGGAATCCTCGGCGTTGTTCTGTAACACGGCCACATCGCGATACACCGAGGCGATGGAGTTGAGCGCCCGGTCGAGCACGTCGCGCGTGCGCCGCGTGACGAACCGTTTCGCATCGTCCTTCTTGCCGACGGCGTCATTGTAGGCACCGCGCAGCTTCGGCGGAATGCGGTCCTTTTCCCCCAAACCGTTCACGCGGCGGAACTCCGCCTCCGCCCGTTCAGCCCGCCGTTCGGCGTCCGCCTCGGCCTGCGCCTTGGCGTTGTCGATAAGGTCGCCGGCCAACAATACGGCATCCGAGGCGCGCGACAACCGCAGCACGCCCGAAACCAATTCGTCGCGGTCCGACATGGCCCGCTCGTCGGTGGCGTACATGCGCGCGATGCCGATATGCCCTTCGGCCAGCCTCGCGGCGCGGCGTGCGATATGCGCGTCCACGCCGGCGTCCGCCTCCAGGAATTCCGCGACGGCCTGTGTGCCGGGCACCGCAAGATTCACGATGCGCGTGCGCGAGCGGATCGTGGGCAGCACATCCTGCGCGCTGGGAGCGCACAGAAGCCAGATGCAATGCTCGGCCGGCTCCTCGATCTCCTTGAGCAGCACGTTGGTGGTGCGCTCGAGCATACGGTCGACGTCTTCGATGATGATGATGCGCCACGGCGCGGTGCTGGGCATCTGCTCGGAAATCGTGATCAGGTCGCGCACCTCGTCGATACCGATGGTCACTTTGTCGGTGGCGAGCACGGTCACGTCAGGATGGGTGCCGGCCAGCACCTGGCTGGACACGCGCGTCATCTCTCCGCCCAAGCCGTGGTCCGGGCTTTCCAACGCGGCCGCGAACGCGCGCGCCATATTGGATCGTCCCGACCCGGGAGGACCGCAGATCAGCCAGGATTGGGTGATCTGTTTGGGATCGCCGGACGCGACGTGGCTGAGCATATCGACCACCGGCTGTTGCCCGATAATGGAATCCCATACGCTCATCGCACGCCGCCGTTCTCTTTCCGGTCCGACCGATCATAGTCCGACGGTCCCTGATTCAACAGATCCGCGCAATCCGTGCGGATTGCCTCCCACACCTCGTCGATGGTCCGGCTCGCGTCCACCACGCGGAAGCGGTTCGGTTCGGCGGCGGCCAAATCGAGAAACGCCTGCCGCGTACGCGCTTGGAAGCCATCGCCGGCGGATTCCATACGATCCTCGTCATGACGCAGTCTGGCATGCGACGCTGCCGGATCCATATCCAGCAGGTAGGTGCGCGCGGGAAGCAGTTCGCGCGTGGCCCACATGCTGAGCCCGCGGATCTCCTCAGCCGTCAGTTCGCGGCCGCCCGCCTGATAGGCCAGTGATGAGTCGAGATACCGGTCGGTGATCACCACCGCGCCGCGATCCAAGGCCGGGCGGACCACCTCGGCGACGTGCTGCGCGCGATCGGCGGCGAACAGCAGGGCCTCCGCACGCGGGGAGATATCCGCGGCCGCGCCGTCGACGCCGTGCAGCAGCATACGGCGGATGGCCGCGCCAAGCGCGGTTCCGCCAGGCTCGCGCGTCACCACGACCTCACGACCCAGGGACTCGGCGAAGGCGCGCAGACGCTCGACTTGGGTGGATTTGCCTACGCCGTCGATGCCTTCGAAGGAGATGAACAGTCCGCACATTTTTACCTCATTGCTGCCAACGATCAACGGTTGGCGATCTACGCTCGTTTACGCTATCGCTACTCGCGTTCACGAACAGTCCACTGGACTGTTCGTCTGTTCGCTGTCACGAACAGCCCACTGGGCTGTTCGTCCGGGCTGTTCGTCATTTTTATTACTTCTTTTTGGCCGGGGTTTTGGCGACCACGGCGGGGCGCGTGTACCCTTCGTTGGCGGTCAGCCAGTCGATGTCGCCCTTCACGGTAGCCGCGGTGGAGCCGATCTTCTCGGCGATGCGCGTATTGGCCCATCCCTTGTCGGCGAGCTTCCTCACCTCGGCGCGACGCTCGGCGCGCTTCGCCTCGGCGGCGTTCACCTTCGGTGCGGCTTTCGCGCCCTTCGCTCCCTTCGCCGAAGCGGCGCGGCCGCCACGTCCGCGCCCGCGGGTCGAAGGGCCCGCCGCGCGCTTCTCCGCCAGCAGACGGAACGCGTCGGCCGGCTCGATCGTCTCGGGAGCATACTGGCGCGGCAGCGTGCGGTTCGTCTCACCGTCGGTGATGTACGCGCCGAACCGCCCGTCCTTGATGGTCACGGGCTTGCCGGTCTCCGGATCCGCACCCAACTCGCGCAGCGGCGGCTTGGCCGCCCCGCGCCCGCGTCCACGCCCGTACTTCGGCTGGGAGAACAGCTCCTTGGCCTTATCGACGTCCACGGTGAAGATCTCGTCCTCCGAGCCCAGCGAACGCGTCTCGGACTTGCCGTCGGGCGTGGTTTTCGTCAGATACGGGCCGTAGCGGCCGTTGTTGGCGGCGACGGTCACCTGGCTCACCTCGCCGGTTTCGGCGTTGGCCTCCTCATACGTGCCGACTTCGCGCGGCAGGCTGAGCAGACGCAGCGCATCCTCCAAAGTCAGCGATTCTGGGCTCATCGTCTTGAACAGGCTCGCCATCTTCGGACGCGGCGCGGCATCGGCCTTCTTCGAGCCTTTCTTCGCGCCCGCAGAGCCAGCGGCACCGGCCGCGGCGGTCTCGCCCTCGCCGGCGGGCATCACCAGCGCCACATATGGACCGAACCGCCCGTTGCGCACCTCGACCGTGCCACCGGTCGCCGGATCCACACCCAGTTCGCGCGGACCGCCGGAATGGTTCTCGATCAGATCATGCCCCACTTCGACGGTGAGTTCGTCGGGCGCGAGCGTATCGGGCAGGGAGGCGCGCTTGGGATTGCCCTCGGCGTCCGTATGCTCCATATCCTCCAGATACGGCCCATACCGGCCCACGCGCACGTGCAGGCCGTCGCCGATATCGATGGTGTTGATGGCGCGGGCGTCGATTTCGCCCAGCTGCGCGACCTGCTGCTGCAGGCCTTCATGCGCCTCGTCGGCGTTTGCGGCCGCGCCTTCGCCGGTGCCGAAGTAGAAGCGGGTGAGCCATTCGCGGCCGGTCTCCTTGCCGTGCGCGATCTGGTCGAGCCCGTTCTCCATATCGGCGGTGAACTGGTAGTCCACCAGTTTGGGGAAGTTGGTCTCCAAAAGCTTGGTCACGGAGAACGCGAGCCAGCTGGGGATCAACGCCCTTCCGCGCTCGTATACGTATCCGCGGTCCATAATCGTCGAGATGATGCTCGCGTAGGTGGAGGGGCGGCCGATCTCCTTGGCTTCCAGCGTTTTGACCAGCGAGGCTTCGGTGTAGCGCGCGGGCGGCTGGGTCTCATGACCGTCGGCCACGACTTCGGAGGCGGCCAACCGCTGCCCGGTGGTCATCGGCGGCAGCGAGGCGTTGTCGTCGGCGCTTTTGCCGACCGACTTGCTTTTCGCGGCCGAATCCGACCCGTCGGCGGAGGCGGCGTCGGCACCGGCCGCAGCGGATTTCGCCGCGCCGGACGCGCCCGCGCCACCGGTGGCCTTCATGAATCCGGGGAATTCGATCACGGTGCCGGAAGCCTGGAACACCGCCTCGCCGGTCTCGCCTGTGGGCGCGGACAGCTTCACGGTGGCGGTCGATCCGGTGGCGTCGGCCATCTGCGAGGCGAGTGTGCGCTGCCAGATCAGCGTGTACAGGCGCAGCTGGTCGACCGGCAGTTTCGAGGCGAGTTCGGCCGGATCATGGAAGCGCGATCCCGCGGGGCGGATGCATTCGTGGGCTTCCTGCGCGCCGGCGGTTTTGGTCGCGTACTGCTTGGGCGCGTCGGATAGGAAGGCCTTGCCGTAGTGGTATTCCACGCTGGCGCGGGCGGCGGCGATGGCCTCTTGGCTCAGCGTCACCGAATCGGTACGCATATAGGTGATGTAGCCGTTCTCGTACAGGCCCTGCGCGGCGCGCATGGTGGCACGCGAGCTCATGCCGAGACGGTTGCCCGCGGTCTGCTGCAGCGTGGAGGTGGTGAACGGCGGCTGCGGACGGCGGCGGTACGGCTTGGTCTCCATCGACATCACCGTGAACGCGGCCGACTTGAGCGCGGCAGCCGCGGCGGTGGCGCCGGCCTCGTCAAGCTGCAGCACATTGTCGGAGAAGCCCGCGGGCGTCAGCTGCCCGTCGGGGCCGAAATCCTTGGAGACGGCGAGACGCTTGCCGCCCAGCGAGACCATACGCGCGTTGAATTCGGTATGCTCCCCCAACGCGTCGGGCGCGCCGAGCGTGGCGACCACATCCCAGTAGGGCGCGCGGCGGAAGGCCATGCGCTCACGCTCACGCTCCACGATCAGACGCGTGGCCACCGACTGCACACGTCCCGCGGACAGGCCCGGCCCAACCTTGCGCCACAGCACCGGCGACAGCTCGTATCCATACAGACGGTCGAGCACACGCCGGGTCTCCTGCGCGTCGACCATATGGCCGTCCACGTCGCGGGTCTGGCTCAACGACGCGTTGATCGCGTCCTTGGTGATCTCGTGGAACACCATGCGCTTGACGGGAACCTTGGGCTTGAGCGTCTGCACCAGATGCCATGCGATGGCCTCGCCCTCGCGGTCCTCATCAGTGGCGAGGTACAGCTCGTCGGCGTCCTTCAACGCGGCCTTCAATTCGGAGACCGTGCGCTTCTTGTCGGCGCCCACCATGTAATACGGGCGGAACCCGTCGTTGACGTCCACACCGAACTTGCCGAACTTCGCCTTCTCCTCGGCGGGGACCTGGCTGGGCTGCGCGAGATCGCGGATATGGCCCACCGACGCCATGACGGTGTATCCCTCGCCCAAGTAGCCGCCGATCTTGCGGGCCTTGGTCGGGGACTCCACTATAACGAGCTTGGTGCCGGTTGCCATGCTTGCTCCTTCATCCTCCCCACGATCGCGGGGTTCTTGGCGTCATCTTACTCATGCGATACGGCCAAGCGCCAAATTGGGTGCGCCTGTTGCGCCCGGCCGCTTCGGTGCGACCATCCGCTTCAGTGCGATCGTATCATCCGCACGCCGCACGCCGGCCATCTCAACGCGAAGCCGGATCGGGCGGCGCGGGAGGCGCTCCGATTAGACCGATACGGGTCAGCGGCGAGGCCGTGATCTGACGCATCGCCAACGCGGAGGCGAACACCACGGCCGCGCAGGCCGCGATCAGCACCATCGAGGAGACCACCGCGCCGGACAGCGACCATGACGCGCTCACCGACAGGCCCGGCAGCACCTGCCACACGATATACGCGGCATACGCCACGGCCAGCAGGCCCGCGGTGAGCAGCACGCTGCCCACGATCTGCGATCCGGTCGACGAGGCGCGGGACCCCACCGCGTCCATACCGGAACGCCGGGTGAACGCCATCACCACCATGGCGATGCCGCCCACCAGCAGCAGCGCCATCACCACATCGCAAGGGCGATGCCACTGGGCCACGACCACGGACACTCCCACCAGCGCCGACCAGACGGCGGCGAGAACGGCGGCGAGCGCCCGGCAGACGCGAGGGACCGCCAACACCAGCAGCATGCCGGCCGCGGCGGCCAGAATGGTGTGTCCCGAAGGCGCGGAGTTCAGCGCGCGCGATTCGGTGTTGATCAGGAACGGCCGGGGCAGCGCGCCTTTGAGCAGTTCGGCCGCGGCGCACAGCGCGCCGAAGACGACCATCTGCCCCAACAGCCACCAGCGGCGGCGCACGGCGGCGCATATCACTCCCAGCACGCCCAGCACGCAACTGACGGCGATCACCACCCAGGACCGCCCCACCACGGTCAGCAGGCCGCCGAGCAGACCGGGCACGGGCTCATCGAAGAACGTCCAGATCATATCCTCATAGGACTGGCCTTCCGCCGTGCACACGCCCAGCCACCACGCGCCGAACGCCGCGGCCAGGAACACCGCCGCCAACACGAGGCAGATGACGCGGCTGGAGAGGCGCGGCCGTATGGCGAGCGGATCAAGACGGGCGAGTCCGCGGTCGAGTTCTTGTTCGTCGTTCATACCCACGACTCTACGGCCGCACCCCAGACAGCCGCCATGGGCACGCCCGCTCACGGCAAAATCCGCACAACCCACATGGTCTCCAAGTCGTGGAACTCCACTCGCCAAGTCACCTGAATGTATTTTTTGTACATTCGATGCACTATTTTTTGTACATCCGATGTCGAAATTTTTGTACATCCAATGTATACTTTAGATTATGAGCGAGTATATTCCCAGGCCATTGGCAGACGCCCTGCTGCAGGCGAAACGCAAAATCGTCGTTCTCGAAGGCGCGCGGGCGGTGGGCAAAACCATGATGATGCGGCAACAGCTCGCCGCGTCCGGCTTCGCCTACGAAACGCTTGCGGACCAGAACACCTACGAACTGGCGCGGGAGGATCTGCACGGCTGGCTTGGAGGACTCACACTGCCGGTCATCATCGACGAAGCCCAACGCATCGCCGAACTGCCGCTGGAAATCAAGGAAATCGCTGATGCGCTCCCCTCCGGGCAAACCCAGTTCCTGCTCACCGGCAGCGCGATCATCAACCGCGGAGGACTCGACGGACAAGACCCCCTCGCCCGACGCTCGCAGCATTTCATCATGAGCCCGCTGACCCAACGCGAGCTGCGCGGAATTCCGACCAGTCTCGTCGACGACCTGTGGGAGGGCGAGCCGAACACCGACTATGAGGAAAGCATCTCCCGCGCCGATCTGTACGATCTCATGGCGGCGGGCGGCTTCCCCGAATACTGCGCCGAATACGCGCAATACAGCGAGTGGGAACGTGAGAAACTCGTCTCCGACGACATCCGGGCCGTGCTGGGAGACACGATTCTCCCCGACGAAAAACTCGACGTGGTCATCGCGCAGAGCATTCTCGAGAAGCTCCTCTGCACGCCGGGCGGGATTCTCAACGCCAGCGCGCTCGGCAACGAGTTGGCGCTGGACCGCCGCACCATAGACCGTTACATCGGCATTTTCATGCGCCGGTTCCTGATTCACGCGTTGCCCAATATCCGCACCACCCCCAATCGGCAGACCTTCACCCGAGCCAAAATCCACCCCGTGGACACCTCGCTCAGCATCCAGACCATGCTTTCCAAAGGGCGGGATCCACAGTCCAATCCGGTCGATTACGGCAATCTGCTGGAATCGTTCGTCGTCAATCAGATCGTCCCCTCCGTGCAATGGTCGAACGCGCATCCCGATTGCTTCTACTGGCGCGAATCCGGCAGCCATCCCAAAGAGGTGGATCTCGTCATGAGCCGGCGCAACCGACTCGTCGGAGTCGAGGTCAAATCCTCATCCAAGGTCGCCAGGGAGGATTTCAAGGGTCTTGCCGATCTCGCCAAGGACGAACGTTTCCACCGTGGATACCTTATCTACACCGGATCGCGCATCATGAAATGGCCCGGCAACCTCTGGGCCGTCCCCATCAGCGCGCTGTGGAGCTCCGACGCCTTCGTCGGCGCATAGAAAAACCTCCACGCACCCGTCAGAGGCCACTTACCCTTGCTGCATTCCTGCCCTGGGGGAGTTGGGTGACATAGCGCCGCGTGGAGGCTCTCACTAGTGTACAGCACCCCTGGTCATCGCCGTGTCGCGCGGCGTCCCTCCGCATGTTCCGCCGCGTCAAGCGGGGCTTCCGACGGCGACGCCGGCGCTGCGTCCCGGCACGACGGCCCGCACGTTCCGCCACCGCGTCCCGCACACGCCCCGACACGACGGCCCGCACGCTCCACCGCGACGGCTCGCACGCTCCACCACCACGACCCGCACGCTCCGCCGCGTCAAGCCACGCTTCGGGCGGGTCCGGACCACGTGCGGGTACTATGAGGAGCGAAACGAACATCGGTGATGAAAGGTTGCGTTCCATGGCTGTGGATTATCCGGATTTGGTTGTTGTCGGTGCTGGCTTGTTCGGTCTGACGGTGGCGCAGCAGGCGGCGGAGCTGGCCGGGGCGCGCGTCGAGGTGATCGACGTGCGTGACCATATCGGGGGCAACGCGTACTCGTATGTGGACGAGGAGACGGGCGCGGAGATCCACAAGTACGGGGCGCATCTGTTCCACACGTCGAGCCCGCGCGTGTGGGAGTACGTGAACAGGTTCACCGGGTTCACGGACTACGTGCACCGCGTGTGGGCCACGCACGACGGCGAGGTGTATCCCCTGCCGACGAACCTGGGCACGATCAACCAGTTCTTCCGCGCGCACATGACGCCGGCCGAGGCGAGGGCCCTGATCGCGGAGCAGGCGGGCGAGCTGGCGGGCCAGGATCCGAAGAACCTGAACGACAAGGGAATTTCCCTGATCGGCCGTCCCCTGTACGAGGCGTTCATCAAGGAGTACACGGCCAAGCAGTGGCAGACGGACCCGGCCGAGCTGCCGGCGTCGATCATCAACCGCCTGCCGGTGCGGTTCAACTACGACAACCGGTATTTCCAGGACACGTGGGAGGGCCTGCCCGTCGACGGGTACACGGCGTGGATGGAGCGCATGGTCGCGGACGAGCGGATCCACGTGAGCCTGGGCGTGGACTTCTTCGACGCCTCGCAGCCGTACAACAAGGACGCGCTCAGGGCGGCGGGCGTGCCGGTGGTGTACACGGGCCCGGTGGACCGCTACTTCGACTACGCGCTGGGCGACCTGAAATGGCGCACGGTGGACTTCAGGGAGGTGCGCTACGACGAGGGCGACCATTTCGGCTGTCCGGTGATGAACTTCTCGGACGCGGACGTGCCGTACACCAGGGCGATCGAGTTCAAGAACTTCAATCCCGAACGCCGCGAGAGCCAGAACCCGGACAGGACGGTGGTGTGGGAGGAGTACAGCCGGTTCGCCGAGCGTGGCGACGAGCCGTACTATCCGGTGAACACCGACGCGGACAAGGAGCTGTACGCGAAATACGAGGAGCTCGCCGCCAAGGAGCCGCTCACGGTGTTCGGGGGCCGGCTGGGCACGTACAAGTACTACGACATGCACCAGGTCATCGCCACCGCATTGGACGCGTACGAAAAGAAAATCGCCCCCATGCTCACCAAGTAAGGGCGGCCGCCGTCGGACTTCCGGAATGAAGCGGACGTTCAGACGGTTTCCAGACAAGGACGGGAAAGCCGTCTAATTGTGAGGGTTCGGGGAAAATCAACGCCCCGAACCCTTGTTTTTCGCTCTTATCGACCGCCTTGTTCAGGGGGAACGGTTACGGTGGAACGCATGGCTTCATATACACGTCGCGCCCGCAACACCGCCGGCGCCGCCGAGTCGAGCGCCGCCTCGACCCGCGG
This window contains:
- a CDS encoding phosphatase PAP2 family protein — its product is MNDEQELDRGLARLDPLAIRPRLSSRVICLVLAAVFLAAAFGAWWLGVCTAEGQSYEDMIWTFFDEPVPGLLGGLLTVVGRSWVVIAVSCVLGVLGVICAAVRRRWWLLGQMVVFGALCAAAELLKGALPRPFLINTESRALNSAPSGHTILAAAAGMLLVLAVPRVCRALAAVLAAVWSALVGVSVVVAQWHRPCDVVMALLLVGGIAMVVMAFTRRSGMDAVGSRASSTGSQIVGSVLLTAGLLAVAYAAYIVWQVLPGLSVSASWSLSGAVVSSMVLIAACAAVVFASALAMRQITASPLTRIGLIGAPPAPPDPASR
- the ptsP gene encoding phosphoenolpyruvate--protein phosphotransferase codes for the protein MKIKGVGIGRGVAVGPVIRMAPPLAEPADAPRAEGVTAESEIARARESLGRVNADLNRRAAEAAQGDEGAKQAAPILEAIAMFASDPALATSIEGLISDGKTAERAVLEGFGQIEEMFRMIGGYQAERAADLHDVGQRVIADLMGVAAPGVPVSDTPFVLVAEDLSPADTAGLDMDKTLAIVTSQGGPTSHTAILARALGIVSVVSAAEAADLTDGVTVIVDAAHGEITVDPSGEQIAAAEAAKAQAAKARELRGQPGGTKDGTRIPLLANVGKPADAASALEYGAEGVGLFRTEFLFIGNSEPPSVEEQTKAYIELLSQFPGKKVVIRLLDAGADKPLPFLTPEDEPNPALGLRGLRTLRAHKDVLEGQLRALAAADAQTDADLWVMAPMVADQWESDYFVKLGKSFGLKKVGAMAEVPSIALMADKVAEVADFVSIGTNDLTQYTMAADRTLGSVAGYQTAWHPAVLRAIKLICDAGNAHGMPVGVCGEAAADPDLAVVLAGLGVNSLSMTPVALDDVRAALADVTIDEARAKAAAALNGDCYQPAQ
- the tmk gene encoding dTMP kinase, which translates into the protein MCGLFISFEGIDGVGKSTQVERLRAFAESLGREVVVTREPGGTALGAAIRRMLLHGVDGAAADISPRAEALLFAADRAQHVAEVVRPALDRGAVVITDRYLDSSLAYQAGGRELTAEEIRGLSMWATRELLPARTYLLDMDPAASHARLRHDEDRMESAGDGFQARTRQAFLDLAAAEPNRFRVVDASRTIDEVWEAIRTDCADLLNQGPSDYDRSDRKENGGVR
- the topA gene encoding type I DNA topoisomerase, with product MATGTKLVIVESPTKARKIGGYLGEGYTVMASVGHIRDLAQPSQVPAEEKAKFGKFGVDVNDGFRPYYMVGADKKRTVSELKAALKDADELYLATDEDREGEAIAWHLVQTLKPKVPVKRMVFHEITKDAINASLSQTRDVDGHMVDAQETRRVLDRLYGYELSPVLWRKVGPGLSAGRVQSVATRLIVERERERMAFRRAPYWDVVATLGAPDALGEHTEFNARMVSLGGKRLAVSKDFGPDGQLTPAGFSDNVLQLDEAGATAAAAALKSAAFTVMSMETKPYRRRPQPPFTTSTLQQTAGNRLGMSSRATMRAAQGLYENGYITYMRTDSVTLSQEAIAAARASVEYHYGKAFLSDAPKQYATKTAGAQEAHECIRPAGSRFHDPAELASKLPVDQLRLYTLIWQRTLASQMADATGSTATVKLSAPTGETGEAVFQASGTVIEFPGFMKATGGAGASGAAKSAAAGADAASADGSDSAAKSKSVGKSADDNASLPPMTTGQRLAASEVVADGHETQPPARYTEASLVKTLEAKEIGRPSTYASIISTIMDRGYVYERGRALIPSWLAFSVTKLLETNFPKLVDYQFTADMENGLDQIAHGKETGREWLTRFYFGTGEGAAANADEAHEGLQQQVAQLGEIDARAINTIDIGDGLHVRVGRYGPYLEDMEHTDAEGNPKRASLPDTLAPDELTVEVGHDLIENHSGGPRELGVDPATGGTVEVRNGRFGPYVALVMPAGEGETAAAGAAGSAGAKKGSKKADAAPRPKMASLFKTMSPESLTLEDALRLLSLPREVGTYEEANAETGEVSQVTVAANNGRYGPYLTKTTPDGKSETRSLGSEDEIFTVDVDKAKELFSQPKYGRGRGRGAAKPPLRELGADPETGKPVTIKDGRFGAYITDGETNRTLPRQYAPETIEPADAFRLLAEKRAAGPSTRGRGRGGRAASAKGAKGAKAAPKVNAAEAKRAERRAEVRKLADKGWANTRIAEKIGSTAATVKGDIDWLTANEGYTRPAVVAKTPAKKK
- a CDS encoding DNA polymerase III subunit delta' produces the protein MSVWDSIIGQQPVVDMLSHVASGDPKQITQSWLICGPPGSGRSNMARAFAAALESPDHGLGGEMTRVSSQVLAGTHPDVTVLATDKVTIGIDEVRDLITISEQMPSTAPWRIIIIEDVDRMLERTTNVLLKEIEEPAEHCIWLLCAPSAQDVLPTIRSRTRIVNLAVPGTQAVAEFLEADAGVDAHIARRAARLAEGHIGIARMYATDERAMSDRDELVSGVLRLSRASDAVLLAGDLIDNAKAQAEADAERRAERAEAEFRRVNGLGEKDRIPPKLRGAYNDAVGKKDDAKRFVTRRTRDVLDRALNSIASVYRDVAVLQNNAEDSVGLVNLENRTAVTELSARLSRSAVVSRLDEVSTARRRLAGNGNPTLVFEALFCALMP
- a CDS encoding HPr family phosphocarrier protein, producing the protein MATATRTTTISDPVGIHARPAAEFSRAATASGCTVTIAKQGGAPVPAGSILSVMGLGIKQGDDVELTVEGDNAESVADELIATLTKAE
- the glf gene encoding UDP-galactopyranose mutase: MAVDYPDLVVVGAGLFGLTVAQQAAELAGARVEVIDVRDHIGGNAYSYVDEETGAEIHKYGAHLFHTSSPRVWEYVNRFTGFTDYVHRVWATHDGEVYPLPTNLGTINQFFRAHMTPAEARALIAEQAGELAGQDPKNLNDKGISLIGRPLYEAFIKEYTAKQWQTDPAELPASIINRLPVRFNYDNRYFQDTWEGLPVDGYTAWMERMVADERIHVSLGVDFFDASQPYNKDALRAAGVPVVYTGPVDRYFDYALGDLKWRTVDFREVRYDEGDHFGCPVMNFSDADVPYTRAIEFKNFNPERRESQNPDRTVVWEEYSRFAERGDEPYYPVNTDADKELYAKYEELAAKEPLTVFGGRLGTYKYYDMHQVIATALDAYEKKIAPMLTK
- a CDS encoding ATP-binding protein, coding for MSEYIPRPLADALLQAKRKIVVLEGARAVGKTMMMRQQLAASGFAYETLADQNTYELAREDLHGWLGGLTLPVIIDEAQRIAELPLEIKEIADALPSGQTQFLLTGSAIINRGGLDGQDPLARRSQHFIMSPLTQRELRGIPTSLVDDLWEGEPNTDYEESISRADLYDLMAAGGFPEYCAEYAQYSEWEREKLVSDDIRAVLGDTILPDEKLDVVIAQSILEKLLCTPGGILNASALGNELALDRRTIDRYIGIFMRRFLIHALPNIRTTPNRQTFTRAKIHPVDTSLSIQTMLSKGRDPQSNPVDYGNLLESFVVNQIVPSVQWSNAHPDCFYWRESGSHPKEVDLVMSRRNRLVGVEVKSSSKVAREDFKGLADLAKDERFHRGYLIYTGSRIMKWPGNLWAVPISALWSSDAFVGA